From Candidatus Dormiibacterota bacterium:
CGCCGATCCTTCCCCTGTTCGCCGCTGTCGGAGATCCCCTTCACGATGTGATCGGCCTGGTTTCGCGTGAGCTTGCGGCGTCCGCGCCCGGGCAGCAGACCGTGCTCGACAGGCTTCTCGACGTCCTTCTGGTGCTCGCGCTGAGAACGAGTTTTCAGCAGAGCCCCACGTCGCCCCGCTGGTTCCAGGCGTCGACCGATCCGCGGCTGAGCGCGGCGTTGCAGGCCATCCACTCCGACGCCGCCCGCGCCTGGACGGTGCCCGAACTGGCCGCAGTCAGCGGCCAGTCGCGGGCGGCGTTCGCGCGAACCTTCCAGCGGTCGCTGGGCCAGGCGCCCATGCAGTACCTGACCGACTGGCGCATGACCCTCGCCCGAGACCACCTGCGCACCGGCGAGTCGACCCTTGCGCAGATCGCCGACCTCACCGGCTACGGCTCGCCCTACGCCCTCGCCGCGGCCTTCCGCCGCCATCACGGGCAGCCCCCGGGTTCGTGGCGGCGACAGGAGCTCGTCCGGTCAAACCCGGACCCCTCCGACGGCGTCCACTTCGTCTGACGAGCGCCGCCTCACTCCTCCTCGAACCTGCGGGCGAGCGGGATCAGGGCGCGGCGCGACCTGATGCCGAGCTTTCCGTAGATGTGCTGCAGATGGGTGTCGATCGTCTTCACCGAGAGGAAGAGCTGGCGGGAGATCTCCGCGTTGGTCGCGCCCCGGGCGGCGAGCCGGGCGACCCGGAGCTCGGCGGAGGTGAGCGCGTCGTCGGCGGGCCGCGCCGCCCGGCGCCGGCCGCCGGCGAGGCGGAGCTCCTCGAGCGGCCGCGCCGCGACCCCGGCCGCGCCGGCCTCCTCGGCGAGCCGCACGGCCGCGGCGAGAACCTCACGCGCGCCGGCGATGCGGCCGGCGCGACGCAGCAGCGCGCCGAGATCGCAGAGGCTGCGGCTGCGCTCGAGCGGCAGGGTCACCCGCTCGAGGATGCGCAGTCCCTCCTCGTGGGCGCCGATCGCCGCGGGGATGTCGCCGGCGAGCTCGCGCAGCGCCGCCTGCGCCGACCATCCCGCCGCGGCCGACCACGGGCAGTCGAGGGTCGCCCCCCGGACCTGCAGCCAGCCGGCGAGCCGCTCGACGTCCGCGAGCGCCCCGGCGGCGAGGTGGGCGCTGACCGCGTCCCGCGCCCAGGGGAGCAGGCAGGGCTCGGCCAGGCCCAGCTCGGCGGCGAGCTGCTCGAGGCCGCGTGCCTCCGCCGCGGCCGCCTCCACCTGCGCGGTACGGAGCCGCCGCCGCAGCCGGAGCAGGCCGAGGCGCAGCCGGGCGAGGCCGTCGCCACGCTGCACCGCCGTCGCCGCCTCGAGCCGCTCGGCGAGCGCGTCGCCGCCCTCGACGTCGCCGGCGTCGAGGAGGATCGCCGCGCGGATGCTGCCCACGTAGGTCTCGGCCATCGAGAGCCCGGACGCATGGACGCCCGCGCCCTCCACGGAGGCGAGGGCGCGCGCGAGGTGTCCGGTGCGGGCCTCGAGCTCGGCGGCGGTGGCGATGATCAGCGCCCGGATCGCCGGGTCGCCGAACTCGGCCCAGCGCCGCGCCAGGGTGAGCGCGGCGCCGGCCTCCTCCTCACGTCCGCGCAGCGCCGCGGCGCAGCCGTACCAGGCGATCGACGCCGCCCGGGCGGTGAGTCCATGCTCCTGGACCACCCGGGCGCCGGCGGCCGCGACCTCGAGCCCGCCCGGCTCGCCGGCGGCGAGGGCGGCGAAGCTCCACGCGCAGTCCGCGATCGCCCGGGTGGGCGCCCCGCAGCCCGCCGCGAGCGCCCGCGCCCGGGCGGCGAGCGGGAGCGCCGGACCGGGGCCGGCGGCGAAGAAGGCGACCGACGCGAGGTCGAGGAGGATCTCGACCTGCAGCGCCGGGTCGACCCCCTCGACGATCCGCAGCGCGGCGGCGTAGCGCTCGGTGCTCGCCGCGTAGTCGCCGCGGTGGAAGTCGGCGCGGCCGAGCACCGCGAGCGCCGCCGCCCGGTCGGCGGGTGAGGCGGCGGCGTCCTCGAGCACGCCCTCGCAGAGCCCGACGACCTCGGCCTCTCCCCCGCTCAGCAGCAGCGCCTCGGCGAGTGCGACCCGGGTCGCCGCCGCGGCGGCGGAGCCGGCGAGCTCGACCGCGCTGCGCAGATGGCCCGCCGCGGTGCTCGCCGCGCCGACCCGGAGCGCATCGCGGCCGGCGACCTCGAGGACGCGGATCGCCTCGGGATCACCGGCGAGGTGGCCGGCCACGGCGTGCTCCGCCGCCTCCGCCGGCGCCGACCCGCGGCCGGCGAGCAGCTCGAAGGCCCGGGCGTGGAGCCGGGCGCGGACGGGGCCGTCGAGGCTCTCGAGCAGCGCCTGCCGGAAGAGGGGATGCACGAACTCGCCGCGCCCGGCGCCGGCGTCGCGCACCAGCCCCGAGCGGCAGAGCTGCTCGAGCACCGCGTCGGCGACGTCGGCGGTCAGGCTCGCGAGCTCGCCGGCGAGGGCCGGCCGGAAGCTGACGCCGAGGACCGCCGCGCAGCGTCCGTAGCGCAGCGCCTCGGCGTCGCCGGCGACGAGACGGGACAGGATCAGGGCGCGGACCGGCGGGGCTGTCCCCGCCTCCGGGAGTGAGTCGCCCGCGCCGAGGACGCGCGCCGCCTCCTCGAGCAGCAGCGGATTTCCGGCGCAGAGCAGAGTGGCTCGCAGCAGCGCCGCGTCGTCGAGGGGCGCGTCGACCCGGCCGCGGATGAGCTCCGAGGCGGCCCCGGCGCTCAGCGGCCGCAGCGTCTCGACCCGCGCGGTGGCGTCCGCCTCGAGCGCGTGCGCCACTCCGAGGGCTGAGGGCGGGTGGGGCCGCAGCGCGGCGACGACGGCGAGCGCGTGCCCCGCGAGGCGGCGGCAGATGACGTCGAGGAGGGTGAGGGAGTCGCCGTCGGCCCAGTGGAGGTCGTCGAGCACCAGCAGGGTCGGCTGCCGCGCCGCCGCCGCCTGGAGCCAGCGCACGCTGGCATGGAAGCGCGCCGCCCGGGCGTCGACCACCCCGGCGTCGCCGGGGGCGGCGTCGAGTGGCGAGCCCTCGCCGACCGCCGCCAGCGCCTGCTCGAGGATGCCGAAGGGGAGCACCGCCTCGGCGACCGACCCGCGCCCGGAGCCCACGCGCAGACCGGTGGCGGCGGCCCGGACGGCGGCGAGGATCGACGTCTTCCCGGCGCCGGCGTCGCCGACCACGAAGAGGGCTCCGCCCTCGCCGGCCCGGGCGCCGTCGAGCAGCGCCTCGACCGCCGAGAGGACCGATTCGCGCTCGAGCAACCGCACCGCCATCGGGGGCCATTGTCCGCCCGGGGCCCCGCGCCGGGCGATCGCGGCCGGTGGTTGCCGCTCAGGTGTCACACCCGATGCTCCCAAACGCGCCGGCCCCGAGGATGGGGACACGCCCGGCAGCGGCGGCGACTCACCACCACATCGGAGACCAGCGTGAGCCTCGGCACCTCCCCTCCCCCGGCGGCCTGACCGTGGGCGTCTACGCGGTCAAACCGCGCTTCCGCCGGTCGCTGCGGGGGGTCGAGGGGCGTCTGATCGCCCGGGGCGCCACCGCCGACGGCATCACCCTCGCCGGCCTCGCCGGCTCGCTCGCGATCGCCGGCGCGGTCGCCGGCAGCGCGGCGGTCCCGCTGCTGCTCGTCGCCGTGCCGCCGCTCGCGGCCGGCCGGCTCGCCTGCAACGCCCTCGACGGCATGGTCGCGGCGACCCGCGGGACCGCGCGGCCCGCGGGCCAGGTCCTCAACGAGATGACCGACCGCGTCTCGGACTGCGCCATCGTCGTCGCCGTCGCGGTGCGGGCGGGCGCGCCCTGGGCGGGGCTCGCCGCGCTGACCCTGATGCTGCTCGGCAGCGCGGTGGGTGTCGCGTCCGCGGCCGCCGGGGGCCGGCGCCAGTACGGCGGGGTGATGGGCAAGGCCGATCGCATGGTCCTGCTCGCCGTCGCGGCCCCCGCCGCGCTGCTCACCCGGGTCGACCCGGCGCTGAGCGTCTGGCTCGTCGCGGTCGCCGGGGGGGCGGCGATCACCCTGGTCCAGCGCTCGCTCGCCATCCGCAGCGAGCTGGGCGGAGCGCCGCCGCGATGATCCACAACCCGCTCGCCAACCCGCTCTTCCTCCCTGCGCTCGCGCGGATCGGCGGCCTGCTGCTCGTGGCCGCGCTCCTCGTCCTCGCCGTCGAGCGGCGGCGCCTCCGCCGCCCCGCGAGCCTGCGGGAGAGCGTCCTCGTCATCCGCGTCGGCAGCTGGGCGGTGATGGCGCCGACCTTCGTGCTGTCGGTCTTCGCCGGGGGCGCC
This genomic window contains:
- a CDS encoding AraC family transcriptional regulator, translated to MRRTRELFKRNAHTLDDGTGSPNTRRMDLLQDHLTRARASGGVFARTVARPPWGLRLAGTIQLAVHAVLEGRAWLWLDDPDSPVELAPGDVALVRGGPDHHIAHEPGAVCMEPDEFRAQHAHHERSDDRRATVFLCGAYRFSGDIGQGLLDALPPILPLFAAVGDPLHDVIGLVSRELAASAPGQQTVLDRLLDVLLVLALRTSFQQSPTSPRWFQASTDPRLSAALQAIHSDAARAWTVPELAAVSGQSRAAFARTFQRSLGQAPMQYLTDWRMTLARDHLRTGESTLAQIADLTGYGSPYALAAAFRRHHGQPPGSWRRQELVRSNPDPSDGVHFV
- a CDS encoding AAA family ATPase is translated as MAVRLLERESVLSAVEALLDGARAGEGGALFVVGDAGAGKTSILAAVRAAATGLRVGSGRGSVAEAVLPFGILEQALAAVGEGSPLDAAPGDAGVVDARAARFHASVRWLQAAAARQPTLLVLDDLHWADGDSLTLLDVICRRLAGHALAVVAALRPHPPSALGVAHALEADATARVETLRPLSAGAASELIRGRVDAPLDDAALLRATLLCAGNPLLLEEAARVLGAGDSLPEAGTAPPVRALILSRLVAGDAEALRYGRCAAVLGVSFRPALAGELASLTADVADAVLEQLCRSGLVRDAGAGRGEFVHPLFRQALLESLDGPVRARLHARAFELLAGRGSAPAEAAEHAVAGHLAGDPEAIRVLEVAGRDALRVGAASTAAGHLRSAVELAGSAAAAATRVALAEALLLSGGEAEVVGLCEGVLEDAAASPADRAAALAVLGRADFHRGDYAASTERYAAALRIVEGVDPALQVEILLDLASVAFFAAGPGPALPLAARARALAAGCGAPTRAIADCAWSFAALAAGEPGGLEVAAAGARVVQEHGLTARAASIAWYGCAAALRGREEEAGAALTLARRWAEFGDPAIRALIIATAAELEARTGHLARALASVEGAGVHASGLSMAETYVGSIRAAILLDAGDVEGGDALAERLEAATAVQRGDGLARLRLGLLRLRRRLRTAQVEAAAAEARGLEQLAAELGLAEPCLLPWARDAVSAHLAAGALADVERLAGWLQVRGATLDCPWSAAAGWSAQAALRELAGDIPAAIGAHEEGLRILERVTLPLERSRSLCDLGALLRRAGRIAGAREVLAAAVRLAEEAGAAGVAARPLEELRLAGGRRRAARPADDALTSAELRVARLAARGATNAEISRQLFLSVKTIDTHLQHIYGKLGIRSRRALIPLARRFEEE